Proteins found in one Brachyspira murdochii DSM 12563 genomic segment:
- a CDS encoding HEAT repeat domain-containing protein, producing the protein MKHDLKSDLDKLKNRGLPLEEDIISLRDKSLKELIYCLNDNDASVRTSAAINLKYYADKAADYLLFRLFEEDSLYTKIAICETLEAGNIDTARKMAEYLGKIGNNQYKKLPKKVSSKKSYPLPRDIIARILAKMNAYIVPALIEVLQSDDLLKIYEAIDSFGYMCFYNETLQNEKNIEYIINLINKYKDDKLLIWKCLTCLSAFNLEKSRDILNSFISKYGYEDILFWEAMRSLNILNRK; encoded by the coding sequence ATGAAGCATGATTTAAAATCTGATTTGGACAAACTTAAAAACAGAGGTCTTCCATTAGAAGAAGATATTATTTCTCTTAGAGATAAATCATTAAAAGAACTTATATATTGTTTAAACGATAATGATGCTTCAGTAAGAACATCAGCAGCTATTAATTTAAAATATTATGCCGATAAGGCGGCAGATTATTTATTATTTCGCTTGTTTGAAGAAGATAGTCTATATACTAAGATAGCTATATGTGAGACTCTTGAAGCGGGGAATATTGATACAGCTAGAAAGATGGCTGAATATCTAGGAAAAATTGGCAATAATCAGTATAAAAAATTGCCGAAAAAAGTATCATCAAAAAAATCATATCCTCTGCCTAGAGATATAATAGCTAGAATTTTAGCAAAGATGAATGCTTATATTGTACCTGCATTAATAGAGGTTTTACAAAGCGATGATTTACTAAAGATTTATGAGGCAATAGATTCTTTTGGATATATGTGTTTTTATAATGAAACTTTACAAAATGAAAAAAATATTGAGTATATAATTAATCTAATAAACAAATATAAAGATGATAAACTTCTTATATGGAAGTGCTTAACTTGTTTATCAGCATTTAATTTAGAAAAAAGCAGAGATATATTAAATAGTTTTATCAGTAAATATGGTTATGAAGATATTTTATTTTGGGAAGCTATGAGGTCTTTGAATATTTTAAATAGAAAATAA